TGCTGCTTCTACCCCTAACTCATCTAATTTCTGGGTGCTACACGTCACAGAAACTTCCAGCATTAAATGCTAGCAATGAAACCCCAATTCCTCTTGAACATCATTTTTGAAGGTAAGCTATGGAGTTTCATATGATTGCCTGAGAGATCTCTATTAGATAAGACCATCTAATCACAAGATAAAGGAATGGGTTTGAAAATACTCTGCTTACAAAAGAATATTAAAATAGTCTTCAGTCAATGAGACTGGAAAAAACAAGGGATAGATCCTCAGAAGGTATTAAAGTCATTGAGCTATAACAATTTCCATTAGCTGATGATCTGCCCTTTACTTGCAAAAATTGTTTGGGTAGCTCATTTTGGAGAGGAAAAGTAAATTGTTGTGTTTAAATAAGGGGTTAGTTCAGGTATCTTTTTCTGttctctgtttttcttctctttctttgattttgctttttttgttgtgTTATGAAGGGTGACAATTTTCTTTACTTCTATACGCTTTACTGAAGAATACAGCTGACTGTATCATTACATGCTTATAGTTAATATATGTACATGAACCTTTTAGACACTAGGAGGAGGATTTAGAAGATCTCGATCTCTCTCTGTAGGTACTTCTGTAGCCCCCCATTACTGGAgtctctgagcacctcccaagtaATTAAAAGAGAGATAGCAACATCTGCACCTGTCCCTTCCTTTCCCCTAGTTAGAAATCTAAATTTATTAGCTTATGGAGTTTTAAATATGCAAGTACGTGTACTTGAAGAATAACTTAGCGAATGGCTTAGAATTGTGTTCTATTTACATCCTCTCCTCATTTAATATAATAATCCCATTCTGAAAAACTGTGTTCAAAATAATAGTTTACAATACAATACACCAACTCCAAACTGCAAGGTGAATGTTATTCACCCCCCACATCAATGTTTCTGTACTGCCATAGCCCAGGTTTCGGGTGCTTTGGGATTTACAATTTGGCTCCCTCTGTAAATACATAAGATAAGCTAATTATCCCCAAACAGACAGTGTGATAACTAGTCCACTTTGCCAGTCCTAATTTGGACAGTAGGTTTGAAGAGGTGTAGCCATAGTAACAaatgaatgctcagcacctttgttTTTACTATAGCCAGGCCTTGTATTCTGCTCTTCTCAAACTGAAAGCAAACATAGAAATCAccttttgtttggtttgtatCTCATGAGAGTGCAAACGTTGGGAAGCTGTGGAGTGGTACTAGCTGGGAGATATTAGAGCAATTGTCAGGTACATTTCCAGCAACGTATCAAGCTTATGTAGGTGTGTAACTGGCCTATATGAAGAGTAGATTTAACATGATGGGGTCGTCCTTAGTACTTAATCTTCTATAGTGATTTAGACTGTaagtaagctccttggggcaaggaccatgttGACTTAtatgtttataaagcactgaGCACAGTGCTACAAACTATCAGATGGACCCATATCAAAACCCAGATCTGAAGAACACTGAGCTTTATGGGGCAAAGTGATGGGGGAGAGCAGAATCCAGATACAGAGTTAAATGTTGTGGCTGGCTCATCTCCATAATGAGCCAAACCAAAATGCCAGTTCTGTACAGCCCCAAACTttgggaaatggggggggggtttgaaatctggatccagatctgaatttgccAGTTTAGGCCCATCTTGTATAATGCAAACATAATGCCAGTTAATAATGCATTGAGTTGAGTTAGGTGACAGTAGATCCTTGCACTACGTGTTTCACACTAAAACTTCTTCTTTTGTAGGATTCTACACTTTTTGTAGCATGTAGTTCCGGTCCTGTTGAGATCCCCACATCTAGGAGCAGCAAGAGACTCCCAATGATAGGTGTAAATGCAGTTTGGTGACCAGGAGAAGTCTCCATTGGCTCCAGGAACATTGATCAGATTTGTGAGCATTCAGGAAATGCATTTACCACTGAGGAGAAGGCTTCAGAGAAACCGGGTTCTTTTCCTACTGTCAATGGTATTGGCTTTTTCCATCTATCAGCTTCTCTGTGGCCCTAAAATTCGTTCAGCACCTTGGACAGCATCTCAGCCTGAGGACCAAGTGAAAGTGACCACCAGGGACCTTTCCAGCAACAAGGCCGCTGCAGTGGACAATGGGACAACAGCATCCAAGATAAGGCATTGTGTATGTGTGGACCCTACACCAACCGTGCCCATCACATCATTAGAAAATGCAACCCCACCCCAAGGAAGTGTCAATCTGAGCCACCTGGATGAAGAGGGAAGTTACCCAACACCCCCCTCCCATGGAGAATACCCTCAAGACCTTTTTAGCTTGGAGGAGCGCAGGAAAGGGTGGGTCATACTTCACATCTTTGGCATGATGTATGTGTTTGTGGCCTTGGCCATAGTGTGTGATGAATATTTTGTCCCCGCCTTGGATGTAATCACGGAGAAGTTGCAAATCTCCGATGATGTGGCAGGGGCCACCTTCATGGCAGCAGGCGGATCAGCACCAGAACTCTTCACCTCTCTCATAGGTGTCTTCATCTCACATAGCAACGTGGGCATTGGCACCATTGTAGGCTCAGCAGTGTTTAATATTCTTTTTGTCATTGGCACCTGTGCCCTTTTCTCGAGGGAGATACTCCACCTGACCTGGTGGCCCTTGTTTAGAGACGTCTCATTCTACATTCTAGACTTACTGATGCTCATCCTGTTTTTCTTAGACAGCTTCATTGTTTGGTGGGAAAGCATCCTTTTGTTGAGTGCCTACGCCCTCTATGTGCTCACCATGAAATGGAACGTTTACTTAGAACAATGGGTGAAGGAACTGGTGAACAAGACAAGTAGTACTGTGAAGGCGGCCACTTCTGAAGACACAAGGAAGGTTAGTGTCCTCGTTGTTTTGTTGCATCGTTGGGAATATTTGTTCTCATTTAAAGCACAAAGAAAGGTTGAGTCTCCTTGGCAAAGGGTGCATGGGACCAACCTAATCAATCCCTTCAAAACTACAACTGTTGGTCAAGACAATTGCTTTACTTACTGATTGTTAAAAGGTGAGGGAATGTAATCTAAATATTAGAAAGTGAGGGGGAAATCAAGGAAAAGTCCATAATCCATTCAAAGGGGGCTCAACTGTAGAACAATTCATACTGTATCCATTAGGCGCACCTCTGCATTTTCAAAGAGATGTATGGTATTTTCCACTCGGCTGTCATTAGTGGGAACTAGATGATTCAGTCCCATTCACTGCTGGAGATTTAGGGCCTACATTAGCAGTTGGGAAACTACAGAAGACACACTGGCTTGAAATGAGCATCCTAGGAGCGAACAGGAGCATTTCTTTGGTTATTTGAATCTGAACAATATAAAGAACACAATCCTTCCCTTTCGCCTATCAGGCTAgatcagaagtgggcaaactttttggcccgagggccacatctggatggggaacttgtatgcagggccatgaatgtaaggctggggcaggggattggggtgcaggagggagtgcgggttgtagcagggggttgggggctcaggatagggggctggggtgcaggagggggtgcggagtatgggagggggctttggCCTGGTGCCGCTTACCTTGAGCAGCAgcatgcagcagggctaaggcaggcttcctgcctgtcctggccccatgccactccccaaagtggccagcatgtccagcactGGCTCCTCGGGGACGGGGGCAGGCGGCTCCGTCGTgcgcgctgccctcgcctgcaggtaccacccccaaagctcccattggacgtggttccctgttcctggccaatgggagctgcagggggcggtgtctgcaggtgagggcagcgcacggagctcTCTGCCCCGCTgccacccaggggctgcagggacgtggtgccatccacttctgggagtggcgcagggccagagcaggcagaaagcctgtcttagccccagcTGCGCTATGGGGCTAGcaatcccacaggccggatgGAAAGCCCTGATGGGTCGGATCTgacccatgggccgtagtttgccttcCCCTGGGCTAAATGCTGAGCAGTCTAAGCTATTGACTCCTGTGGTATATGAAAACTATGTGTAGTTGTGGTATCTTCACACCTTTTTTGTGCAGAATGTGAAAAGAAGCAGAGACCAAAGAATGATACTGAAAGGGATGAGTGGCGCTGACAGCGCTCCACGTAAATCAGGAGACATGTGCGCAAATACTGCAGGACAACCTGATCTAATGGGAAACTGAGAAAGTTTTTCtaaggagttttgccattttcttGAACTGTGGATCTCCAACCCCCTTTTGCTCCCCTAAAAGAAGCTGAGAAAAGGGAGCAAGAGTGGGCGGGAGATCTACAGTTCAAAGGTGGGGAAGTGTGGAGCCAAGGAGCTGCCAGCCCATGAATTATGCTCCCCTCTGAACATGGCAGATTTCCAATAGGAAACCCATGTGTAACATCAGTTGCGTGCATACATCAATACACACACCATGGTCAACAGCAAGAATCAAACCTGGGGTCTTCAGCACCCAAGGCACAAGCCCCTGCACTTTGAACTAAGGGAGAATTCTAGCTGTGAGGCAGCAGCAGACTGTATAGCTGCTGGAAACAGCCATGAGCAAGAAATATGATCCCAGACTCCATGTGTGGAAGGCAACGCTGCACAGTGCAGGATTAACCCCCCTCTGCACCTGCTCTCCCTCTCAGCTGATGGGTAAGGCATAGATGCTTGGAACAGAGGCAGTGGTTACCCAGCTCCTCAGGAAGCACTGCAGAAGGGGATGCTATCCTGGGTCTGGCACAAGATCCATACGACTGTGTTTTGTCTTGCTCACAGATCCTGGGGATCTATAGGGCTTCCAGGCCACTCCCCCTACCTCTCTATGTGGCCATGAGATCCTCCCCACTGAGGCAAGTGTGTGGCTCCAGTTCTGTGAACAAACCTCATAGGCAGAGATCTGTAGACACTTCCTTGCAAGGGCAGCGTCCGTGCAGGTTGATGAAGAACGAATGGCATTCCCACAATTTTATATTCTTGTTTTCATGCAGCAAGGCAATGGGTCAGTTGCAAGGGGTGGAGCAAAGCACTCAGATGACAGCAAGAGACTGGAGGTAGGTGGATATAATAGTCTGTGCAACACTATATGGATCTGGAGTTATTGCAACTGGAACCAGCTCTGAATTTAAATAGATGCACCAGGCAGAAACCATTATGTCGGTCAGGAAAGGAAAGGGCACAAACACCTTTCAGAACGTGTCCTCTTCTCGGTATAAGGAAATATGAATCAAATTCTGCCTTCGTGAACAGGAGCAGCCATGGCCATTGAGCAAATGGAAGCAGCGGCAGAAACTGGCTTGTCTCAGGATAGGCCAGTGCTGTAATCTGATGCTACTCTCGGGGATACTGTGAACTTGATCGGAGGGGCAGGCTTAGTCAGAGTAATGTGGATGATTCTCAGTCCACTTCCCAGCAAACAAATGCCCACAACAGATAAACCACCATAACTGGAACTAAGGCCCCAAGCCAGGCAACATCTTAAGCATTTgctcaactttaagcatatgctttgctggatcagggcctaatttagGACCctccttgttggcagtctctgcAGAGAGGCCATGGATAGGCTATGGAGGCTgaaatcctctttcttccctggAGCTGGCTGACACACATTAGTGAGGCAGGGATGGGAAACCTGCATTGCTactgcctgtcctggccctgcTGATTGGCTTGGAGACATCAGCCTCCCGGGCGTCGTCCcgctttcaccagcactaaaagACAGCAACGAACGACAGGAATAGTCTGACTGTGGGCAAACAGCGAAAGGGCCTGGGATTAATGGCTGTGTTGTACATTCACCCTGTTCTCCAGCTCATGCCATCCTTACAGCGAGGAGGCAGCGCCGCCTCTCTGCACAACAGCCACATGCGCACCACCATCTGCCAGCTCATGATCCACACCCTGGACCCCCTGGCCGAAGGTGAGCTAACGCCCCACCTCTGCATGATTCAACACTCAGTTCTGTAGCCTGGACGCAGGCAAAGCTCATAGCGATATAcgcaggatcaggtcctaggcTGGTGAAAAtcggcacagctccattgaaatcagttcgGCTGTTCCAGGTTACAGGAGCtgaggagctgatccacagcagtgTGTGCATATAATTATTTCAGAATGGGAGTGCTTTCCAAAGTTCAGTCCTCTCTCTAATCAAGGGCCCTGTGCCTGGAGGAAATGGCACTCCATTTCTGATGTGCTGTGGGAGCTGTTATTACAACAAAAACCACCCAGACTCATTAAACATACCTGACAAGCAAGGACAAATTCAGCAGATCTGGTTTTGCTGTGGCGCTGAACCATTTCCCCAGCAGCTGAAGGATGACTGGCCACATAAAAATATGCACCTTTCCAAGCTGATGTTTAATGGCACTGTGAATTTGTAGCCAGATGTTTTCTTTTCACCAGGCTACAAAATAAGCAATGTAGAGATTGCTGAGGGTAAATCTGACATCAATGTGCTTTGGAAGGCAAAGCGCTCTTACCTTGGTAACACACAACTCTTAAAATTACAACCCTAACCTGAGGCCTTCGGTTCTTACTGAGGTCAACTTGCTTCCAACCGGCATACAATAGCTGGTGTTTCCCATATGATGCCAGCCACTCCTCTTATGCTGTGGAGGTGGCACCATAGTTCCCCaggattcccagtggctgtagGCATGCtttcaaaatgttaattaaaGCACTAGCTAATTTTGCCTCTAATATATAATTGCAGCTATCTGGCATGTATAACAAAGTATCATTTCTGATAGTGTTCCATGAAGTTCACACATCAAGTAAATTCTCATCTTAATACTAACGCCCACTTTTGATCCAGGGTTAATTAAGTAAAGGGATATACTTGTAAATGtatatgtaaatgtaaaattgaTGACAATCAATAGGTTACAGATAAGTGAAGACAATAGCATTCACATTTCCCTTGACCCATATGAACACTCCAGTGAATTAGTACATTTAACATTCCTTTGATAGTCACACGTAAGTTAATTGGCCTGTTGCTCTGACCTGAGCTGGTCTGTCAGAGTCACAGGcactatagaaaaaaaaaatgtatctaaaCAGATTAAACTAGCAATTGAAGAGAAACAGATCAACAGTAACTTCAGGGGGGTTTCCTCTTGTTACACCAAAGCTGCATTTGGCCCCGTGAGCATTACagccaggcaggaggaggaggattcaGAACAACAATAGAATCAGGGATACCAGTTCTTTTCAATAAGCTCAGTAGGCCATGCTGATCTCCTGGCGTGGAGTGCTTGAAGCCAATTCCATAAGAGGAATATACaagaaattaacaaacaaacCAGGAGGGCGGGATATTTGACACCAATCTTCTAGGGGTTGTTAGGCTGCTGAAATGCAAAGGCGGACACAAGTTACCTGCCATCTTGTATAACTGATAACTtctccaggagagagagagagagctcagatTCATGGGTAATTTGTAAACGATAGTGCCACATGTGCTGCAGGGAAGAAAGAAGCTCTCACCTGGAATGGAGAAAACAAACCATTCTGCAGAGGGTATGTTTATTGCTTCGCTATAAGAAACCATACCATTAGCTATGGTGTGCCTCCCCACACAACAGCACTGCCAGGATAAATGGGGGCAAGGCGGTGGTGGAGCAAGGCTGCTGAATAAGCCAGAGCACTGACAGAGACTTAACCTACAAATACCCTTTCTCCCTGCACCAACCTTCCGTTGATGCAGCCTCCTAGGCCAATGACAGCCCCCGCCCTTGGGACACATGTCAGAAGAATTAATGTCCCACTTTCAAATCACTGAGGCTGATCTCATGCAAA
Above is a window of Dermochelys coriacea isolate rDerCor1 chromosome 10, rDerCor1.pri.v4, whole genome shotgun sequence DNA encoding:
- the SLC24A1 gene encoding sodium/potassium/calcium exchanger 1 — encoded protein: MQFGDQEKSPLAPGTLIRFVSIQEMHLPLRRRLQRNRVLFLLSMVLAFSIYQLLCGPKIRSAPWTASQPEDQVKVTTRDLSSNKAAAVDNGTTASKIRHCVCVDPTPTVPITSLENATPPQGSVNLSHLDEEGSYPTPPSHGEYPQDLFSLEERRKGWVILHIFGMMYVFVALAIVCDEYFVPALDVITEKLQISDDVAGATFMAAGGSAPELFTSLIGVFISHSNVGIGTIVGSAVFNILFVIGTCALFSREILHLTWWPLFRDVSFYILDLLMLILFFLDSFIVWWESILLLSAYALYVLTMKWNVYLEQWVKELVNKTSSTVKAATSEDTRKQGNGSVARGGAKHSDDSKRLELMPSLQRGGSAASLHNSHMRTTICQLMIHTLDPLAEVKFKDKLDIMSNLATSKLGSQVRQGVKPEAEIKAKAELATIVQATPASDSNLSAVEDEHSVDKPHGGQCSPDTDGSSSEEEEDCDDESEDEDEEEENDEPLTLKWPETRRKQAIYLFLLPIVFPLWLTVPDVRNPSSRNFFAITFLGAIVWIAAFSYLMVWWAHQVGETIGISEEIMGLTILAAGTSIPDLITSVIVARKGLGDMAVSSSVGSNIFDITVGLPVPWFLYSVFNGLSSVAVSSNGLFCAIVLLFLMLLFVIISIALSKWKMNKLLGLTMFALYFVFLIISVMLEDRIISCPISV